One part of the Candidatus Acetothermia bacterium genome encodes these proteins:
- a CDS encoding sugar ABC transporter permease produces the protein MRRRRARRGICERRGRWGWAFVLPSLVFFGLFSIYPVLNALYLSFFQKHLLSSAAPRFIGFGNYQYLFQSPTFWNSLKVTGIFTGGTFAMLVGLSLVLALFISSRKRFQRFLQLAFFSPAVVSTVVAAAIWLLIFDPRGIANQLVNTFAGTPGVDHRWLVAPGMLQFATMLVYVWKYVGYFTIIFIAGISSIPRSLIEAARVDGASVWQTFWKVTFPLLKPTTLLVSVVAMIQCLRTFSTQYLFSQAGSPRGPIDVITLNVYHTAVRTFQIGRASALSIILFAIMLFLSWLQFRVARSEEVSYL, from the coding sequence GTGAGGAGGAGAAGGGCGAGGCGCGGGATCTGCGAGCGCCGTGGGCGGTGGGGATGGGCGTTTGTTCTGCCGAGCCTCGTGTTCTTCGGCCTGTTCAGCATCTACCCCGTTCTCAACGCGCTCTACCTCAGTTTCTTCCAGAAGCACCTCCTGTCCTCCGCCGCGCCGAGGTTCATCGGGTTCGGGAACTACCAATACCTGTTCCAGTCGCCGACTTTCTGGAACTCACTCAAGGTGACGGGCATCTTCACAGGGGGGACGTTCGCGATGCTCGTGGGCTTGAGCCTCGTGCTTGCCCTGTTCATCAGCTCACGGAAGAGGTTCCAGCGGTTCCTGCAGCTGGCGTTCTTCTCGCCGGCCGTGGTGTCCACCGTAGTGGCAGCAGCGATCTGGCTCCTCATTTTCGACCCGCGGGGGATCGCGAACCAGCTTGTGAACACCTTCGCAGGTACACCCGGCGTGGACCACAGATGGCTCGTCGCACCAGGCATGCTCCAGTTCGCAACGATGCTCGTCTACGTCTGGAAGTACGTTGGGTACTTCACGATCATCTTCATCGCCGGCATTAGCAGCATCCCCCGGTCGCTCATCGAGGCGGCACGGGTGGATGGGGCGAGCGTGTGGCAGACGTTCTGGAAGGTCACGTTCCCCCTCCTTAAACCGACCACGCTCCTCGTCTCCGTCGTAGCGATGATCCAGTGTCTGCGGACGTTCAGCACGCAGTACCTCTTCTCTCAAGCCGGGTCACCCCGCGGTCCGATTGACGTCATCACGTTGAACGTCTACCACACGGCCGTGCGAACGTTTCAGATCGGCCGGGCGAGCGCCCTGAGCATCATCCTGTTCGCGATCATGCTGTTCCTGAGCTGGCTGCAGTTCCGGGTAGCGCGTTCGGAAGAGGTGAGCTACCTGTGA
- a CDS encoding carbohydrate ABC transporter permease has translation MRQRNAVRRGRSALATAGVWLVLGVVLVYILGPLVFMVTASLMPAMEVTRIPYRWIPQGFHWQNYWQAIRGNDGRFFFVRNMVNSLFVATTITLSTVVLSTITGYGLAKFRFRGRKAVMLLIVATMMIPFQVVMIPLYIITTSLGMQNSYAGLIVPFLVNAFGVFLMRQYLLTFPDDILDAARIDGASEVQILWRVVFPSSWPAIATLAILTFRSQWDNLIWPLLIAQSREMQTIPIYITLFAEEKFTDEGAMMATAVLASLPMVLLFFGLSRYFVGGAQLFSAQKG, from the coding sequence GTGAGGCAAAGGAACGCCGTGCGACGCGGCCGGTCGGCACTGGCTACGGCCGGGGTGTGGCTTGTCCTGGGGGTGGTGCTCGTCTACATCCTCGGCCCCCTCGTGTTCATGGTCACCGCATCGCTCATGCCGGCGATGGAGGTGACGCGCATCCCATACCGGTGGATCCCCCAGGGCTTCCACTGGCAGAACTACTGGCAGGCGATCCGGGGGAATGATGGGCGGTTCTTCTTCGTGCGGAACATGGTCAACTCGTTGTTCGTTGCGACGACGATCACACTGAGCACGGTCGTCTTGTCCACGATCACCGGCTACGGCCTTGCCAAGTTCAGGTTCCGCGGGCGGAAGGCCGTCATGCTGCTCATTGTGGCGACAATGATGATCCCGTTCCAGGTTGTGATGATCCCCCTCTACATCATCACCACGAGTCTGGGGATGCAGAACTCGTATGCCGGCCTGATCGTCCCGTTCCTCGTGAACGCGTTCGGGGTGTTCCTCATGCGACAGTACTTGCTCACGTTTCCCGATGATATCCTCGACGCCGCCCGCATCGACGGCGCGAGTGAAGTGCAGATCCTGTGGCGCGTGGTGTTCCCCAGCAGCTGGCCTGCCATCGCCACGCTAGCCATCCTCACGTTCCGCTCCCAATGGGACAACCTTATCTGGCCGCTGTTGATCGCTCAGAGCCGCGAGATGCAGACGATCCCTATCTACATCACCCTGTTTGCCGAGGAGAAGTTCACCGATGAAGGCGCGATGATGGCGACAGCGGTGCTGGCTTCTCTCCCCATGGTGTTGCTCTTCTTCGGGCTGTCGCGGTACTTTGTAGGTGGAGCGCAGCTGTTCTCGGCGCAGAAGGGTTGA